In Sediminitomix flava, a single genomic region encodes these proteins:
- a CDS encoding SPOR domain-containing protein, protein MFNEEKPYTLLLGRYRYVEEIKSLQRSLEQEDINTFVYTEHNETSGQWFLLFTGAFSSKDKLINLKQDLEEKYGFKGIKLEDYSGVSKFQKVDLNKAQKKYLSKVKNKNSETSFNHIPLINGYRIQNVSYINFRDDFDVLKTTSVKVIRPRYWFGIPFKSISTYLNSFTEVTYEHCLTHEMFKITILGKKHDDSRLTKFLRESVWEGRERNVTQVFLEKDESVWDFQSLNSYQKLELSRMWERENYTFFVSEIHSPSQLTKKWNQVSSSSSTYTNSPLFNNLNLMSSFSSQDIFMTDISFVKKYRKKESEVLNGVYQIKYGFFDKEKGAWEAKYYFLNDIESAKKSYNLLYSDSEVNSVYENLETSFGKAQLRYIKVLTPHTNIYQLKANELQFVINNIVGEVSNKKKALLSKEELLMIYHLYFNPLKEKVL, encoded by the coding sequence ATGTTTAATGAGGAAAAGCCATATACTTTATTGCTAGGAAGGTATCGTTATGTGGAAGAAATAAAATCATTGCAACGATCTTTAGAGCAAGAAGATATCAATACTTTTGTCTACACAGAACATAATGAAACTTCTGGACAATGGTTTCTTCTTTTTACAGGAGCATTTTCTTCAAAAGATAAATTAATTAACCTCAAGCAGGATTTAGAAGAGAAGTACGGCTTTAAAGGTATTAAACTTGAAGACTACAGTGGTGTTTCTAAATTTCAGAAAGTAGATTTAAATAAAGCTCAGAAAAAATATCTATCAAAAGTAAAAAATAAAAATTCAGAAACGTCATTTAATCATATACCTTTAATTAATGGGTACCGAATTCAAAATGTTAGTTATATCAATTTTAGAGATGATTTTGATGTCTTAAAAACTACAAGTGTAAAAGTGATCCGTCCGAGGTATTGGTTTGGAATTCCCTTTAAGTCAATCTCGACATATTTGAATTCATTTACGGAAGTAACCTACGAGCATTGTTTGACACACGAAATGTTTAAAATAACGATTTTGGGTAAAAAACACGATGATTCCCGACTCACTAAGTTCTTAAGGGAAAGTGTTTGGGAAGGAAGAGAGCGCAATGTGACGCAAGTATTTCTTGAAAAAGATGAATCTGTTTGGGATTTTCAAAGTTTGAACTCTTATCAAAAATTAGAATTATCAAGAATGTGGGAAAGAGAGAATTATACATTCTTTGTTTCTGAAATACATTCACCTAGTCAGCTAACTAAAAAATGGAACCAAGTTTCATCTTCATCATCTACTTACACTAACTCACCTTTGTTCAATAATTTAAATTTAATGTCTTCTTTTTCTAGTCAAGATATTTTTATGACAGATATTTCTTTTGTGAAAAAATATAGAAAAAAAGAGAGTGAAGTATTAAATGGCGTTTATCAGATTAAATATGGTTTCTTTGATAAAGAAAAAGGTGCTTGGGAAGCGAAGTATTACTTTTTGAATGATATTGAATCTGCAAAAAAATCGTATAATCTTCTTTATTCTGATAGTGAAGTCAACAGCGTCTATGAAAATTTGGAAACATCATTTGGTAAAGCTCAACTGAGGTATATCAAGGTTTTGACTCCTCACACCAATATTTATCAATTGAAGGCAAATGAGCTTCAGTTTGTCATAAACAATATAGTAGGGGAGGTGAGTAATAAGAAAAAAGCCCTTCTATCTAAAGAAGAGCTTTTAATGATTTATCATTTATATTTTAACCCTTTAAAAGAAAAGGTCTTATAA